The following are encoded in a window of Pseudomonas multiresinivorans genomic DNA:
- a CDS encoding pyridoxal-phosphate dependent enzyme has protein sequence MSNESRPAVLDLIGNTPMVRVTRFDTGLCTLFLKLESQNPGGSIKDRIGVAMIEAAERDGRLKPGGVIVEATAGNTGLGLALVGRAKGYRVVLVVPDKMSTEKVLHLRAMGAEVHITRSDVGKGHPEYYQDVAARLAKDLPNAFFADQFNNPANPLAHETGTAPEIWAQTGHDLDAVVVGVGSAGTLTGLTRFFQKVQPDLEMVLADPVGSIMAEYSRSGAIGTPGSWAVEGIGEDFVPSIADLSSVRHAYSISDEESFSTARELLRNEGIAAGSSTGTLLAAALRFCREQKEPKRVVSLVCDTGTRYLSKIYNDQWMTDQGLLQRKRYGDLRDIVARRFEEGRVVAVGPKDTLLTAFQRMRLADISQLPVLDGQRLVGVIDESDILLGVHDDPAHFRCDVASAMSTAPETLAPGASLKELEAVLARGLVAIIADASGFHGLITRFDLLNHLRRTLA, from the coding sequence ATGAGCAACGAATCCCGCCCCGCCGTACTCGACCTGATCGGCAATACCCCCATGGTCCGCGTCACGCGCTTCGATACCGGACTCTGCACGCTGTTCCTCAAGCTCGAATCGCAGAACCCCGGCGGCTCCATCAAGGACCGCATCGGCGTCGCCATGATCGAGGCTGCCGAGCGCGACGGCCGGCTCAAGCCCGGCGGCGTGATAGTCGAAGCCACCGCCGGCAACACCGGCCTGGGCCTGGCGCTGGTGGGCCGCGCCAAGGGCTACCGGGTGGTGCTGGTGGTGCCGGACAAGATGTCCACCGAGAAGGTCCTGCACCTGCGCGCCATGGGTGCCGAGGTGCACATCACCCGATCCGACGTCGGCAAGGGCCACCCCGAGTACTACCAGGACGTTGCCGCGCGCCTGGCGAAAGACCTGCCGAACGCCTTCTTCGCCGACCAGTTCAACAACCCCGCCAACCCGCTGGCCCACGAAACCGGTACCGCCCCGGAAATCTGGGCGCAGACCGGTCACGACCTCGACGCCGTGGTGGTCGGCGTCGGCTCCGCCGGCACCCTGACCGGCCTGACCCGGTTCTTCCAGAAGGTCCAGCCTGACCTGGAAATGGTCCTGGCCGACCCGGTGGGCTCGATCATGGCCGAGTACTCGCGCTCCGGCGCCATCGGCACGCCCGGTTCCTGGGCGGTGGAAGGCATAGGCGAAGACTTCGTGCCCTCGATCGCCGACCTCTCCAGCGTGCGCCACGCCTACTCCATCAGCGACGAAGAGAGCTTCAGCACCGCCCGCGAGCTGCTGCGCAATGAAGGCATTGCCGCCGGTTCGTCCACCGGCACGCTGCTGGCCGCTGCACTGCGTTTCTGTCGCGAGCAGAAGGAGCCCAAGCGCGTGGTCAGCCTGGTCTGCGACACCGGCACGCGCTACCTCTCGAAGATCTACAACGACCAGTGGATGACCGACCAGGGGTTGCTGCAGCGCAAGCGCTACGGCGACCTGCGCGACATCGTCGCGCGGCGCTTCGAGGAGGGCAGGGTGGTTGCCGTCGGCCCCAAAGACACCCTGCTCACCGCCTTCCAGCGCATGCGCCTGGCAGACATCTCACAGCTCCCCGTGCTCGACGGCCAGCGGCTGGTCGGCGTCATCGACGAGTCCGACATCCTGCTGGGCGTGCATGACGACCCGGCACATTTCCGCTGCGACGTCGCCAGCGCCATGAGCACCGCCCCGGAAACCCTCGCGCCCGGCGCCAGCCTCAAGGAACTCGAAGCCGTGCTGGCGCGCGGGCTGGTGGCGATCATCGCCGACGCCTCGGGCTTCCACGGCCTGATCACCCGCTTCGACCTGCTCAACCATCTACGGAGGACCCTCGCATGA
- the pilT gene encoding type IV pilus twitching motility protein PilT: MDITELLAFSAKQGASDLHLSAGLPPMIRVDGDVRRINLPPLEHKQVHALIYDIMNDKQRKDYEEFLETDFSFEVPGVARFRVNAFNQNRGAGAVFRTIPSKVLTMEDLGMGEVFKRVSDVPRGLVLVTGPTGSGKSTSLAAMLDYLNNTKYSHILTVEDPIEFVHESKKCLVNQREVHRDTLGFNEALRSALREDPDIILVGEMRDLETIRLALTAAETGHLVFGTLHTTSAAKTIDRIVDVFPAEEKSMVRSMLSESLQAVISQTLLKKIGGGRVAAHEIMIGTPAIRNLIREDKVAQMYSAIQTGGALGMQTLDMCLKGLVAKGLVTRDSAKEKAKIPENF, translated from the coding sequence ATGGATATTACCGAGCTGCTCGCCTTCAGCGCCAAGCAGGGCGCTTCGGACCTGCACCTCTCGGCCGGCCTGCCGCCGATGATCCGCGTTGACGGCGATGTTCGCCGCATCAACCTGCCGCCGCTCGAGCACAAGCAGGTTCACGCGCTGATCTACGACATCATGAACGACAAGCAGCGCAAGGATTACGAAGAGTTCCTGGAAACCGACTTCTCCTTCGAAGTGCCGGGCGTGGCGCGCTTCCGGGTCAACGCCTTCAACCAGAACCGCGGCGCCGGCGCCGTGTTCCGGACCATTCCCTCCAAGGTACTGACGATGGAGGACCTGGGAATGGGAGAAGTGTTCAAACGTGTTTCAGACGTGCCGCGCGGGCTGGTGCTGGTCACCGGCCCGACCGGTTCGGGCAAGTCCACCTCGCTGGCGGCGATGCTCGACTACCTGAACAACACCAAGTACAGCCACATCCTCACCGTCGAAGACCCGATCGAATTCGTCCACGAGTCGAAGAAGTGCCTGGTCAACCAGCGTGAGGTGCACCGCGACACCCTGGGCTTCAACGAGGCATTGCGCTCGGCCCTGCGGGAAGACCCGGACATCATCCTGGTGGGCGAGATGCGCGACCTGGAGACCATCCGCCTGGCGCTGACCGCGGCGGAAACCGGCCACCTGGTCTTCGGCACCCTGCACACCACCTCCGCGGCCAAGACCATCGACCGTATCGTCGACGTGTTCCCTGCCGAGGAGAAGTCCATGGTCCGCTCCATGCTCTCCGAATCGCTGCAGGCGGTGATTTCCCAGACCCTGCTGAAGAAGATCGGCGGCGGCCGTGTCGCGGCCCACGAGATCATGATCGGCACCCCGGCGATCCGTAACCTGATCCGCGAGGACAAGGTCGCGCAGATGTACTCCGCCATCCAGACCGGCGGTGCGCTCGGCATGCAGACCCTCGACATGTGCCTGAAAGGCCTGGTCGCCAAGGGCCTGGTCACCCGCGATTCGGCGAAAGAAAAAGCCAAGATCCCGGAAAACTTCTAA
- a CDS encoding dynamin-like GTPase family protein has translation MSMERLSQQIDAYVTWKRELVREITRYRSWLERARLNTPEIENRLERTLRLLRVDHITLAFVGEYSRGKTELINSLFFAGFGRRMLPSQAGRTTMCPTELFFDPRSERPYIRLLPIETRVADASVAQFKRIPRHWVNIPLDTSDPANMAEAFAQVAKTKPLPVEQAIQLGFHPDMLEATDKPGIVLVPAWRHALVNFDHPLLRQGLRILDTPGLNALGSEPELTLSMLPSAQSILFLLAADTGVTASDMAIWRDHVRQLGEDGHTSLYAVLNKIDVLWDDLAGEVFVQNAIHHIQDTTARQLGIAREDVLPLSAKQALLAKVRGDRDLLARSQMESLEELLCERIVAQKERLLETAVVGQVLALVNNSQHSLRVRLDKVKEQQALLNDQQQDSGQLLFELTARTKDDHNLHHKRLLSLKTNQRLLRHQGEQLRDAVRPERLEQHLKKVHEKLRGSWTTVGIHQAILQFFRTVETDLVGLMHESETANRMVAAIYQRHNEENPLNALDAPQFRVQRYLRDLAKLQEKADRFRLHLKTLLTEQRLLTRRFFATVAQEVIGLHQRLREEAEQWAADALMPLMQYSLEHKQMLETHMLRLKALAQETQQARQRSLLLGRYTEELEQQLAEATDILRQLRRPAPLQRQAKVVTLPTSQRA, from the coding sequence ATGAGCATGGAACGTCTCAGTCAGCAGATCGATGCCTATGTCACCTGGAAGCGCGAGCTGGTCCGTGAGATCACCCGCTATCGCAGCTGGCTGGAGCGCGCCCGGCTGAATACCCCGGAAATCGAGAACCGCCTCGAGCGGACCCTGCGCCTGCTGCGCGTCGACCACATCACCCTGGCCTTCGTCGGCGAGTACTCGCGCGGCAAGACCGAGCTGATCAACAGCCTGTTCTTCGCCGGATTCGGCCGCCGTATGCTGCCATCCCAGGCTGGCCGCACCACCATGTGCCCGACCGAGCTGTTCTTCGACCCGCGCTCGGAACGCCCCTACATCCGCCTGCTGCCCATCGAGACCCGCGTCGCCGATGCCAGCGTGGCGCAGTTCAAACGCATCCCGCGACACTGGGTGAACATCCCGCTGGATACCTCGGACCCGGCGAACATGGCCGAGGCCTTCGCCCAGGTCGCCAAGACCAAGCCGCTGCCGGTGGAGCAGGCGATCCAGCTGGGCTTCCACCCGGACATGCTCGAAGCCACGGACAAGCCCGGCATCGTACTGGTGCCGGCGTGGCGCCACGCGCTGGTCAACTTCGACCACCCGCTGCTGCGCCAGGGCCTGCGCATCCTCGACACACCCGGCCTGAATGCCCTGGGCAGCGAGCCGGAACTGACCCTGTCGATGCTGCCCAGCGCGCAATCGATCCTCTTCCTGCTGGCGGCCGATACCGGCGTGACCGCCTCCGACATGGCCATCTGGCGGGACCACGTGCGCCAGCTCGGCGAGGACGGCCACACCAGCCTCTACGCGGTGCTGAACAAGATCGACGTGCTGTGGGACGACCTGGCCGGCGAAGTCTTCGTGCAGAACGCCATCCATCATATCCAGGACACCACCGCGCGCCAGCTGGGCATCGCCCGCGAGGACGTGCTGCCGCTGTCGGCCAAGCAGGCGCTGCTGGCCAAGGTGCGCGGCGACCGCGACCTGCTCGCACGCAGCCAGATGGAATCCCTGGAAGAGTTGCTCTGCGAGCGCATCGTCGCGCAGAAGGAGCGCCTGCTGGAGACGGCCGTGGTCGGCCAGGTGCTGGCGCTGGTCAACAACAGCCAGCACAGCCTGCGCGTGCGCCTGGACAAGGTGAAAGAGCAGCAGGCCCTGCTCAATGACCAGCAGCAGGACAGCGGCCAGCTGCTGTTCGAGCTGACCGCGCGGACCAAGGACGACCACAACCTGCACCACAAGCGCCTGCTCAGCCTGAAGACCAACCAGCGGCTGTTGCGCCACCAGGGTGAACAGCTGCGCGACGCCGTGCGCCCGGAACGGTTGGAGCAGCACCTGAAGAAGGTCCACGAAAAGCTGCGCGGCAGCTGGACCACGGTCGGCATCCACCAGGCCATCCTGCAGTTCTTCCGCACCGTGGAGACCGACCTGGTCGGCCTGATGCACGAGTCGGAGACGGCCAACCGCATGGTCGCGGCCATCTACCAGCGGCACAACGAGGAAAACCCGCTCAACGCCCTGGACGCCCCGCAGTTCCGCGTCCAGCGCTACCTGCGCGATCTCGCCAAGCTGCAGGAGAAGGCCGACCGCTTCCGCCTGCACCTCAAGACCCTGCTCACCGAGCAGCGCCTGCTGACTCGACGCTTCTTCGCCACCGTCGCCCAGGAAGTCATCGGCCTCCACCAGCGCCTGCGCGAAGAGGCTGAGCAATGGGCCGCCGACGCCCTGATGCCGCTGATGCAGTACAGCCTCGAGCACAAGCAGATGCTGGAAACCCACATGCTGCGCCTCAAGGCCCTGGCCCAGGAAACCCAGCAGGCACGGCAGCGCTCGCTGCTGCTGGGGCGCTATACCGAGGAGCTGGAACAGCAGCTCGCCGAGGCCACCGACATCCTCCGCCAGCTGCGCCGCCCGGCACCGCTGCAGCGCCAGGCCAAGGTCGTCACCCTGCCCACTTCGCAGCGCGCCTGA
- the pilU gene encoding type IV pilus ATPase PilU → MEFEKLLRLMVEKGASDLFITAGVPPSMKVNGKVLPVTKTALSPEQTRETVLSVMNEQQRRDFAENHECNFAISARGVGRFRVSAFYQRNLVGMVLRRIETNIPTIDDLKLPEILKKLAMTKRGLVIFVGATGTGKSTSLAAMIGYRNKNSTGHIISIEDPIEYIHQHQGCIVTQREVGLDTDTFEVALKNTLRQAPDVIMIGEVRSRETMDHAVAFAETGHLCLATLHANNANQALERIIHFFPADRHGQVWMDLSLNLKAIVAQQLVPTPDGKGRRAVIEVLLNTPLAADLIRKGEVHELKPLMKRSTEQGMQTFDQALYQLYTQGEITYEDALAYADSANDLRLMIKLGSETDADHLTTMTQGLTLEMSDDDPNRRFR, encoded by the coding sequence ATGGAATTCGAGAAGCTGTTGCGCCTCATGGTGGAAAAGGGAGCCTCCGACCTGTTCATCACGGCGGGCGTGCCACCGTCGATGAAGGTCAATGGCAAGGTGCTGCCGGTGACCAAGACCGCGCTGTCGCCGGAGCAAACCCGCGAAACCGTGCTGTCGGTGATGAACGAGCAGCAGCGTCGCGACTTCGCCGAGAACCACGAGTGCAACTTCGCCATCAGCGCCCGTGGCGTCGGTCGTTTCCGCGTCAGCGCCTTCTACCAGCGCAACCTGGTGGGCATGGTGCTGCGTCGCATCGAGACCAACATCCCGACCATCGATGACCTGAAGCTGCCGGAAATTCTCAAGAAGCTGGCGATGACCAAGCGCGGCCTGGTGATCTTCGTCGGCGCCACCGGTACCGGCAAGTCGACCTCGCTGGCGGCCATGATCGGCTACCGGAACAAGAACTCCACTGGCCACATCATCTCCATCGAAGACCCCATCGAGTACATCCACCAGCACCAGGGCTGCATCGTCACCCAGCGCGAAGTGGGCCTGGATACCGATACCTTCGAAGTCGCCCTGAAGAACACCCTGCGCCAGGCGCCGGATGTGATCATGATCGGCGAGGTGCGCTCGCGCGAGACCATGGACCACGCCGTGGCCTTCGCCGAAACCGGCCACCTGTGCCTGGCGACCCTGCACGCCAACAACGCCAACCAGGCGCTGGAGCGGATCATCCACTTCTTCCCCGCCGACCGGCATGGCCAGGTGTGGATGGACCTGTCGCTCAACCTCAAGGCCATCGTCGCCCAGCAGCTGGTGCCGACCCCGGACGGCAAGGGCCGTCGCGCGGTGATCGAGGTGCTGCTGAACACCCCGCTGGCCGCCGACCTGATCCGCAAGGGCGAGGTCCACGAACTCAAGCCGCTGATGAAGCGCTCTACCGAGCAGGGCATGCAGACCTTCGACCAGGCGCTGTACCAGCTCTACACCCAGGGCGAGATCACCTACGAAGATGCGCTGGCCTACGCCGACTCGGCGAACGACCTGCGCCTGATGATCAAGCTGGGCTCGGAAACCGACGCCGACCACCTGACCACCATGACCCAGGGCCTGACCCTGGAGATGAGCGACGACGATCCCAATCGCCGCTTCCGCTGA
- the metX gene encoding homoserine O-succinyltransferase MetX, with protein MPTVFPEDSVGLVSPQTLQFNEPLPLACGKTLPEYQLVIETYGELNATASNAVLICHALSGHHHAAGYHSEDERKPGWWDSCIGPGKPIDTRKFFVVALNNLGGCNGSTGPTSPNPATGKAYGADFPVVTVEDWVNSQARLADRLGIQSWAAIVGGSLGGMQALQWTISYPERVRHCLCIASAPKLSAQNIAFNEVARQAILSDPEFFGGHFQEHDVIPKRGLRLARMVGHITYLSDDAMGAKFGRDMKSEKLNYDLHSVEFQVESYLRYQGEEFSTRFDANTYLLMTKALDYFDPAAAHGDDLARTLAGVKADFCLMSFTTDWRFSPARSREIVDALLAAKKNVSYLEIDAPQGHDAFLMPIPRYLQAFSGYMHRISV; from the coding sequence ATGCCAACAGTCTTCCCCGAAGATTCCGTCGGTCTGGTTTCCCCCCAGACGCTGCAGTTCAACGAACCGCTGCCCCTGGCCTGCGGCAAGACCCTGCCCGAATACCAGCTGGTGATCGAGACCTACGGCGAGCTGAACGCCACGGCGAGCAACGCCGTGCTGATCTGCCACGCCCTCTCCGGCCACCACCACGCCGCCGGCTACCACAGCGAGGATGAGCGCAAGCCGGGCTGGTGGGACAGCTGCATCGGCCCGGGAAAGCCCATCGATACCCGCAAGTTCTTCGTCGTCGCGCTGAACAACCTCGGCGGCTGCAACGGCTCCACCGGCCCGACCAGCCCGAACCCCGCCACCGGCAAGGCCTACGGCGCGGACTTCCCGGTCGTCACCGTGGAAGACTGGGTCAACAGCCAGGCACGCCTGGCCGATCGCCTCGGCATCCAGAGCTGGGCCGCCATTGTCGGCGGCAGCCTGGGCGGCATGCAGGCGCTGCAGTGGACCATCAGCTACCCCGAGCGCGTGCGCCACTGCCTGTGCATCGCCAGTGCGCCCAAGCTGTCGGCGCAGAACATCGCCTTCAACGAAGTCGCACGCCAGGCGATCCTTTCCGACCCTGAATTCTTCGGCGGCCATTTCCAGGAACACGACGTGATTCCCAAGCGCGGCCTGCGCCTGGCGCGGATGGTCGGCCATATCACCTACCTCTCCGATGACGCCATGGGCGCCAAGTTCGGCCGCGACATGAAGTCGGAGAAGCTCAACTACGACCTGCACAGCGTCGAGTTCCAGGTGGAAAGCTACCTGCGCTACCAGGGCGAGGAGTTCTCCACCCGCTTCGACGCCAACACCTACCTGCTGATGACCAAGGCGCTGGACTACTTCGATCCGGCCGCCGCCCACGGCGACGACCTGGCGCGTACCCTCGCCGGGGTGAAAGCGGACTTCTGCCTGATGTCCTTCACCACCGACTGGCGCTTCTCCCCGGCGCGTTCGCGGGAGATCGTCGACGCCCTGCTGGCGGCGAAGAAGAACGTCAGCTACCTGGAAATCGACGCCCCGCAAGGCCATGACGCCTTCCTGATGCCGATTCCGCGCTACCTGCAAGCCTTCAGCGGTTACATGCACCGCATCAGCGTATAA
- a CDS encoding DUF167 domain-containing protein, whose product MSFYFWDGEDLVLDCHLQPKASRDEFAGLYGERLKIRLTAPPVEGKANAHLLAFLGKAFGVPKSTVKLESGELNRQKRVRIPRPTKFPTELGIAAR is encoded by the coding sequence ATGAGCTTCTATTTCTGGGACGGCGAGGACCTGGTCCTCGACTGCCACCTGCAACCCAAGGCGAGCCGTGACGAATTCGCCGGGCTGTATGGCGAGCGCCTGAAGATCCGCCTCACTGCGCCGCCGGTGGAAGGCAAGGCCAATGCCCACCTGCTGGCATTCCTCGGCAAGGCCTTCGGCGTGCCGAAAAGCACGGTGAAGCTGGAGAGCGGCGAACTGAATCGCCAGAAGCGCGTGCGCATTCCCCGCCCGACGAAATTTCCGACAGAACTCGGGATAGCCGCTCGGTAA
- a CDS encoding NINE protein has protein sequence MSANPDTHSKVIGYLLWIFGFTGSHRFYYGRPITGTIWFFTLGLFFIGWIIDLFLIPSMDDAADQRYRAGGIDYNVAWILLTFLGVFGVHRMYMGKWITGIIYLFTGGLFLVGVLYDFWTLNSQISERNGPQRI, from the coding sequence ATGTCCGCCAACCCTGATACCCACAGCAAGGTCATCGGCTACCTGCTGTGGATCTTCGGCTTCACCGGCTCGCACCGCTTCTACTATGGCCGGCCGATCACCGGCACCATCTGGTTCTTCACCCTCGGCCTGTTCTTCATCGGCTGGATCATCGACCTGTTCCTCATTCCTTCCATGGATGATGCGGCGGACCAGCGCTACCGCGCCGGCGGCATCGACTACAACGTCGCCTGGATCCTGCTGACCTTCCTCGGCGTGTTCGGCGTGCACCGCATGTACATGGGCAAGTGGATCACCGGGATCATCTACCTGTTCACCGGCGGCCTGTTCCTGGTCGGCGTGCTGTACGACTTCTGGACGCTGAACAGCCAGATTTCCGAGCGCAACGGGCCGCAACGGATCTGA
- a CDS encoding trans-sulfuration enzyme family protein translates to MSQHDDRLGFATRVIHAGQEPDPSTGAIMPPIYANSTYRQDSPGVHKGLDYGRSHNPTRWALERCVADLEGGSKAFAFASGLAAISAVLELLDAGSHIVSGNDLYGGTFRLFERVRRRSAGHDFHFADLSQPGALEAALTDNTRMVWVETPSNPLLRLTDLAAIARTCRERGILCVADNTFASPWIQRPLELGFDIVVHSTTKYLNGHSDVIGGIAIVGDNPDLAERVGFLQNSVGAIAGPFDAFLTLRGVKTLALRMERHCANALDLAKWLEQQPQVKRVYYPGLASHPQHELARRQMKGFGGMISLDLDTDLAGSRRFLENVQLFALAESLGGVESLIEHPAIMTHASIPAENRAALGIGDSLIRLSVGVEDVEDLRADLAKALAMI, encoded by the coding sequence ATGAGCCAGCACGACGACCGCCTCGGTTTCGCCACCCGCGTGATCCACGCCGGGCAGGAGCCAGACCCTTCCACCGGGGCGATCATGCCGCCGATCTACGCCAACTCCACCTACCGCCAGGACAGCCCCGGCGTGCACAAGGGGCTGGACTACGGGCGCTCGCACAACCCCACGCGCTGGGCGCTGGAGCGCTGCGTGGCGGATCTGGAAGGTGGCAGCAAGGCGTTCGCCTTCGCCTCGGGGCTGGCGGCCATCTCGGCGGTGCTGGAACTGCTCGACGCCGGCTCGCATATCGTCTCCGGCAATGACCTGTATGGCGGCACCTTCCGCCTGTTCGAGCGGGTACGGCGGCGCAGCGCCGGGCACGATTTCCACTTCGCCGACCTGTCCCAGCCCGGCGCGCTGGAGGCGGCGCTCACCGACAATACGCGCATGGTCTGGGTGGAAACCCCGAGCAACCCGCTGCTGCGCCTGACCGATCTGGCCGCCATCGCCCGCACCTGCCGCGAACGCGGCATCCTCTGCGTGGCCGACAATACCTTCGCCAGTCCGTGGATCCAGCGGCCGCTGGAACTGGGCTTCGACATCGTGGTGCACTCCACCACCAAGTACCTCAATGGCCATTCGGACGTGATCGGCGGGATCGCCATCGTCGGCGACAACCCCGACCTCGCCGAGCGCGTGGGCTTCCTGCAGAACTCCGTCGGTGCCATCGCCGGGCCGTTCGATGCCTTCCTCACCCTGCGCGGCGTGAAGACCCTGGCGCTGCGCATGGAGCGGCACTGCGCCAATGCCCTCGACCTGGCGAAGTGGCTGGAACAGCAGCCGCAGGTGAAGCGCGTCTACTACCCCGGACTGGCCTCGCACCCGCAGCATGAGCTGGCGCGCCGGCAGATGAAGGGTTTCGGCGGAATGATCTCGCTGGACCTGGATACCGACCTGGCCGGCTCGCGGCGCTTCCTGGAGAACGTCCAGCTGTTCGCCCTGGCGGAAAGCCTGGGCGGCGTGGAAAGCCTGATCGAGCACCCGGCGATCATGACCCACGCCAGCATCCCGGCGGAGAACCGCGCGGCGCTGGGGATCGGTGATTCGCTGATTCGGCTATCGGTGGGTGTGGAAGACGTGGAAGACCTGCGCGCCGACCTGGCCAAGGCCCTGGCGATGATCTGA
- a CDS encoding YggT family protein has translation MTGISTAAIYVIQTLGSLYLLIVLLRFILQLVRADFYNPLSQFIVRATKPLLNPLRRVIPGFGGIDFASLVLAILVQLLLMVITLTLMGYGVGGYVLQLLVWSIIAVTSLFLKIFFFALIISVILSWVAPGSYNPGAQLVNQICEPFLAPFRKLLPNLGGLDISPIFAFIALKLIDMLVIGNLAAMTGMPQILSPFM, from the coding sequence ATGACCGGAATTTCCACCGCTGCCATTTACGTCATCCAGACGCTGGGCAGCCTGTACCTGCTGATCGTCCTGCTGCGCTTCATCCTGCAACTGGTCCGCGCCGACTTCTACAACCCGCTCAGCCAGTTCATCGTGCGCGCCACCAAGCCGCTGCTGAACCCGCTGCGCCGCGTCATCCCCGGCTTCGGCGGTATCGACTTCGCCTCGCTGGTGCTGGCCATCCTGGTCCAGCTGCTGCTGATGGTCATCACCCTGACCCTGATGGGTTATGGCGTCGGCGGCTACGTCCTGCAGCTGCTGGTGTGGTCGATCATCGCGGTGACCTCGCTGTTCCTGAAGATCTTCTTCTTCGCCCTGATCATCAGCGTGATCCTCTCCTGGGTCGCCCCGGGCAGCTACAACCCCGGCGCCCAGCTGGTGAACCAGATCTGCGAGCCGTTCCTGGCGCCCTTCCGCAAGCTCCTGCCGAACCTCGGCGGCCTGGATATCTCGCCGATCTTCGCCTTCATCGCGCTGAAGCTGATCGACATGCTGGTGATCGGCAACCTGGCCGCGATGACCGGGATGCCGCAGATCCTCAGCCCCTTCATGTAA
- a CDS encoding YggS family pyridoxal phosphate-dependent enzyme, whose protein sequence is MSTIAENIAKVRVRIREAEQAKNRTPGSVQLLAVSKTKPAAAIREAYAEGLADFGENYLQEALLKQIELADLPLTWHFIGPIQSNKTRPIAEHFHWVHSVDRLKVAQRLSEQRPANLPPLNVLLQVNVSGEDSKSGCSPEELPALAQAISQLPHLKLRGLMAIPEPTEDVAAQHAAFARLRELMHALNLGLDTLSMGMSHDLEAAIGEGATWVRIGTALFGARDYGASH, encoded by the coding sequence ATGTCCACGATAGCAGAGAATATTGCAAAGGTTCGCGTACGAATCCGTGAGGCGGAACAAGCGAAAAATCGCACGCCTGGCTCGGTGCAGTTGCTCGCCGTGAGCAAGACCAAACCCGCCGCCGCCATCCGCGAAGCGTATGCCGAAGGCCTGGCCGATTTCGGCGAAAACTACCTGCAGGAAGCGCTGCTCAAGCAGATCGAGCTGGCCGACCTGCCGCTGACCTGGCACTTCATCGGCCCTATCCAGTCGAACAAGACCCGGCCCATCGCCGAGCACTTCCACTGGGTGCATTCGGTGGACCGCCTGAAGGTCGCCCAGCGCCTTTCCGAACAGCGCCCGGCGAACCTGCCGCCGCTGAACGTGCTGCTGCAGGTGAATGTCAGCGGCGAAGACAGCAAATCCGGCTGTTCTCCCGAAGAGCTGCCAGCCCTTGCCCAGGCAATTTCGCAACTGCCCCACTTGAAACTGCGCGGTCTGATGGCCATACCTGAGCCAACCGAAGACGTTGCCGCGCAGCACGCTGCATTTGCCCGCCTGCGCGAGCTGATGCACGCCCTGAACCTCGGCCTGGACACCCTGTCCATGGGCATGAGCCACGACCTCGAAGCCGCCATCGGCGAAGGCGCCACCTGGGTACGGATCGGTACCGCCCTGTTCGGCGCCCGCGACTACGGCGCCTCGCACTGA
- the proC gene encoding pyrroline-5-carboxylate reductase yields MSTRISFIGAGNMAASLIGGLRAKGVAAGDIRASDPGAEQRAKIAAEHGIEVVGDNASAVAGADVVVLAVKPQVMKDVCLALAPSLSDSALIVSIAAGIPCASLERWLGAVNGQPRAIVRCMPNTPALVGLGASGLYPNASVSAAQREQAQQLLSAVGIALWLDEERQIDAVTAVSGSGPAYFFLLMEAMTAAGEKLGLSREVAGQLARQTALGAAQMAITSDVDPTELRRRVTSPKGTTEAAITTFQANGFEALVEKAVGAADHRSAELAEQLGQ; encoded by the coding sequence ATGAGCACCCGCATTTCCTTCATCGGCGCCGGCAACATGGCCGCCAGTCTCATCGGCGGCCTGCGCGCCAAGGGCGTCGCCGCGGGCGACATCCGCGCCAGCGATCCGGGCGCCGAGCAGCGCGCGAAGATCGCTGCCGAACACGGCATCGAAGTAGTCGGCGACAACGCCAGCGCCGTGGCCGGCGCCGACGTGGTGGTCCTGGCGGTCAAGCCGCAGGTGATGAAGGACGTCTGCCTGGCGCTGGCGCCGTCGCTGTCCGATAGCGCATTGATCGTCTCCATCGCCGCCGGCATCCCCTGTGCCAGCCTCGAACGCTGGCTGGGCGCCGTGAACGGCCAGCCGCGCGCCATCGTCCGCTGCATGCCCAACACCCCGGCGCTGGTCGGCCTGGGTGCCAGCGGCCTGTACCCCAATGCGAGCGTCAGTGCCGCCCAGCGCGAGCAGGCGCAACAACTGCTGAGCGCCGTGGGCATCGCCCTGTGGCTGGACGAAGAGCGGCAGATCGACGCGGTCACTGCCGTTTCCGGCAGCGGCCCGGCTTATTTCTTCCTGCTGATGGAAGCCATGACCGCCGCTGGCGAGAAGCTCGGCCTGTCCCGCGAGGTCGCCGGGCAACTGGCCCGCCAGACCGCCCTGGGCGCTGCGCAGATGGCCATCACCAGCGATGTCGATCCCACCGAACTGCGCCGCCGCGTGACTTCGCCCAAGGGCACCACCGAAGCGGCCATCACTACTTTCCAGGCCAACGGTTTCGAGGCGCTGGTGGAGAAGGCGGTAGGCGCCGCCGACCACCGCTCCGCCGAGCTGGCCGAACAACTGGGTCAATGA